The nucleotide sequence cctttagtggcggttcgtgctgaactggtactaaagaggggacctttagtctccaccctttagtgccggttacagaaccggcactaaagggccttacgaaccggtaatACAgctcggttctgcactagtgaagggCATAGGAAATCACCATTTCCTCGTCAACCCTTCCCCTTGCGGTCGTCGGTGCGGCTGTGCCCCTCCGTGTAGGCGTTGGTGTGCGGCTTCCCATCACATCCGAGTCATCGGCGCTGCGTTTCCGAGCGACAGATACTGTGGAACTAGAGTTGCCACTGTCCCCTGGTCCAGCCACGACCACCTCAAGGTGATACGGAGCGCAACCTCCTCCACGTCATCCGGCTCCGCATCGCGCAACAGGCTTGACCAGTCGTCGGAGCAGCCGGATCCGACACCGGAGCCGGCGTTGCTGTCGTTGTTGGCCGTCGATCGGAAGTGAATGGGACTTGGAGTGCAGAAGAccgagggagagggagtggagtGAACTAATTGATTTCGGTCTAGGGTTTGGCTTGATGGGCATATTGGGGGGGGGCATGATGGATGGGCCAGACCAACATGGCGGATGCGTCCAGACCTCCCCATATTCGGTCTAGATTTGGGCTTGATATGATGGGTACCAGAAAGCCGGGACGTTTGGGGCGGATTTGAGGTGCCCATCTTTATAGATGCTCTAATACGTCGAAGTCTTTTTAAATAGCTTTAAGATTACAAAAACGTGTTACGGAGGGGGTCCACCACGTTTTGACGCTCTGAGGCGATAGCTGGTGATCACGAGGTGACCGTGCGgctgtgctagggttagggtttcggcaaCGGGGGTGGCTTGGTTCCAGCGGCGATCTAAGAGGGCGACGGCACTCTTGTTGATCTCCGGCTGGCTGATCTGCGACCTTGGCCTGCAGCGGTGCTGATGACAGGGGGTGCAGGAGGGAAGACGCCGATGGCTACTCCGATGCGATCGAAGATGCCTCCGCCCACGTCGACGGCGATGCCGAAGGCGGGGAGGGAGACGGGATCCACCGGTCAGGGGGTGGCAAAATCCCTTGTGGAGAGCAGAACGTCGGATCCGTCGGCTAGCCTTTCGGATAGACTGAGCGGGATGGCGCTgatggagaaggaagaagagggacTAGTTTTTGAAGATCCAAATCCGAACATCCAAAAACGCCATAGATGGGCGGCAGTGGGCAAAGTATGTTCACCAAGGCCGCTGAAGATGTCTGCACTCAAGAAGACCATGCCAAGGGCTTGGGGGCTCCATAAGGAGGCAAAATTCAAAGAGATAGGCCCGAAAATTATCTCAGTGCAGTTCGGGAGTGAAGGAGACTGGCATCATGTCCTCAATAATGAGCCGTGGCAATACGATTTTGGGGTCCTGGTGATGAAGGATTATGAAGGTGATAAGAGGCCCTCGGAGATGGTTTTTGACACAATAGATGTATGGGTGAAGGTGGATGATTTACCACCAGATAAGAGGACTGATGCGTTTGGCAAAGCACTTGGCAACTGGCTGGGTGAGGCTGTAAAAGTGGATGTGGACAGAGAGGGTCTTGCAAGAGGAAATCAGTTGAGGTTCAGAGCTAAAATTTCTGTCTACGAACCCCTAGTCAGGGGCTTCTTTCTGAGGAAATCTCGCGATGATGCGGAGAAGACATGGTTTGATTTCTCTTATGAAAAAGTCCCTCATTTTTGCTTTGACTGTGGTCGGTTGGTTCATGTTAATGGTGTGTGTGAACCACCGGTGGAATCATCCGCACAATGGGGTAGCTGGCTTCGGTCTGGCCAAGGACGTAATGCCTCCAGCAAGGAAGGGGCGGCAAGTGGAGCGGCTAGCAGTGGAAATAGCATGGGGAGCTCACGTGTTGGCGAATCTAAGGAGGGGAAGCCGGAAAACATACGGGTGAAAGATCTGCCTACAAAGAGAAATTTGGGAGCGGAGTTCTCCAGATATGAAGATCAACGCACTGACGTTTATCAGGGGAGGCGAGTGGATGAGGAAGTGGTTAGTCCACATAAAGATCGGTTTATGAGAGACGCGGAGAGGGTCAGTGACCTTCGGGATGAATTGGAATCAAGGAGAGAGAATGACCTTAGAGAGAAGTTGGTGGAGAGGCAGACCCAACGAGAGAGAGAAGGCGATATGGAGGGAGGAAGAGACAGAAGGGGTAAGGACAAAGTTATAAATCAGGGACAAGATTATGCAGAAGCAGGTCGGGTTAGCCCACGGGGGCAACCCGGTATGCATGGGGCGCATGCAAGGCCTCGTGGTCGCTACGTGAGGAAGCCAAGGAAGCCTTTTGAGGCGGGACAAAGAGAGTGCTTCTGGGATGGATTTGATTATGAAGGAAGAAAGAGGAGGCCACGTCAGGTGTGGGTGCCTAAAGGTGATCCAGGTAGGAGGGGAAATACAGATGTTTTCATTCGCGATACAAGGCGAAAAACTACCTCAGTGTTTGAACGCATCTCAGATGACATGAATGGATCGGCGGACCCCGACTCCCGGGGCCGCCGGGGACAATGAATATCCTTGCCTGGAACTGTCGAGGATTGGGGTTGGACTCGACAGTAGGCGAACTACGTGACCTGATACGGTCCCGCAACCCAGTGGTGGTTTTCTTGAgtgaaacaaagaagagggcaggGGCGATGGAAAAATTAAAATGGAGTTTGGGTTTCAGAAGTGGTGTAGCGGTGAGCTGTGTGGGAAGAAGTGGTGGGCTGGCTCTGTGGTGGAGAGAACATGTGCAGGTATCCATTAGGCCGTGGTGCCAATATTTTCTGGACGCGAAAGTGGAGGTAGACGGTAAAACCTTTAGAATCACTGGATTCTATGGGGAACCAGACACTGAGAAGAGGAAAAAATCTTGGGATGCATTAAGATACCTACGATCACAAGATAATCTCCCGTGGCTTTGTGTGGGTGATTTTAATGAAGCTATGTTCCAATCCGACCAGCAGGGGGGAATTTGAGGAGCTTTGCACAGATGGAAGACTTCAGAGACTGTGCAGCGGAATGTGGCCTAGCGGACCTGGGTTTCACTGGGTATAGATACACCTGGGACAATAGGAGAGATGGTGACGCAAATATCCAGGTCCGGCTTGACCGTGCAATGTGCACGGATGATTTTCTGGAGTTGTTCCCGGAAACGTTTGTGGAGCATATAATCACGGAGGAATCTGATCATCTAGCCCTACTAGTGCATGTGATGGAGACGGCTCCAACACAGAGACAAAGGGGGGCGTTTCCTTTTAGGTTTGAAGAAGCATGGACTAAGCATGCAGATTATGAGCGCATGGTTGCGGATGCGTGGGAAGCAGCGAGTTCGGGAGGCAGTGGAATAGCAGCCGTCTGGGAGAAGATCCATCAAGTTTCGGCGGATATGCAGCGGTGGAGCCGGGCTATTTTTGGGTCTATTCGAAGACAAATCTCAAAGCTCAAAAATCAGCTGGAAGACGCTAAGGTTAGAGCACTGGAGACGGGTACCTCACTGGAGGTACGCGATCTTGAAGGCCAGTTGAGAGAAATATATGCGAGAGAAGAGGTATACTATAGGCAACGATCTCGTGTGGATTGGCTAAAGGAAGGTGATCAAAACACAAAATATTTCCAGGGACGGGCCTCTCACAGAAAGAGGAAAAATACTGTACGTGCGTTGCAACGCAGCGACGGCACAAAGTGTATGGTGGATGAGGATATGAGGGAGATGGCGGCGTCCTTCTATGAGTTGTTGTTCACCTCTGAGGGGTCCATGGGCGTACAGGAACTGCTGGAGATCATCAACCCAACAGTCACGGTACAAATGAACGAGAAGCTGGTGCAAAGAGTGACAGATATGGAGATTGAGGAAGCGTTGTTTCAGATGGGGCCAACAAAGGCCCTGGGTCCGGACGGGCTACCTGCGCTCTTCTACCAACGGCACTGGCCGATGGTAAAGGACGATGTGTGCCGGGCGGTTAGGGATTTCCTTGAGGGTGTGGCCGCGCCAGAGACTTTCAACGCCACAACGATTGTGATGATTCCAAAAGTTAACTCACCGGAGTTGCTTTCGTAGTTTCGTCCGATAAGCTTATGTAATGTTTTGTACAAAGTGGCAGCGAAGGTTCTTGCGAACAGGCTCAAATGCATTCTGCCTGTGCTTATCTCTGAGGAGCAGAGTGCCTTTGTACCAGGTAGGCTCATAACGGACAACGTGTTGGTTGCATATGAGTGTGTCCATGCGATCAGAACCCGAAAAAGGAAAAAACCTCTGTGTGCTGTCAAGCTCGACATGACGAAGGCTTACGATAGAGTGGAGTGGATGTTTCTCGAAAATATGTTATCAAAAGTCGGGTTTGCGGAGGGTTGGATCGCTATGGTTATGAGATGTGTGACATCTGCCATATTCACGGTGAAGTTGAATGGGGGGCTTTCTAGAGTTTTTCTCCCATCCAGAGGTCTAAGACAAGGGGACCCCCTATCCCCCTACTTATTCTTGTTCTGTGTCGAAGGTTTCTCGGCTATGCTAAAGAAAGCACAAGATGAAGGAAGTATAAAAGGGGTGGGTTTTGGGGGTACTGGCCCCCAAGTCACACACCTTCTGTTTGCTGATGATAGTATAGTGTTCATGCAGGGCACTGTGGAAAATATTCAGGAGCTAAAGAACATCTTGGCTACATATGAGCTCGCTTCTGGACAAAAATTCAACCTCCAGAAATCATCAATTTTCTTTGGGAAAGGTtgtgaacagcagcaaaaagaggTTCTGAAGCACACCATTGGCATTGAGCAAGAGGCGTTGAGCGAGAGATATCTAGGCCTACCTACTGTTGTCGGGAGATCTAAAGATGGATCTTTTAAATATGTAACGGAAAGTTGTAAAGGCAAGGTTACGGGCTGGAAAGGACAAGGCCTATCGAAGAAGGCACGAGAAGTGCTCGTTAAGTCAGGGCTCCAGGCAACCCCAACTTTCACCATGACTTGTTTCCACCTATCTAAGAAGATGTGCGGGAAATTGACATCAATCTCTTCGAAATTCTGGTAGGGTGACAAGGATGGTGAAAGGAAAGTGCATTGGATCGCATGGGATAAAATGTGCCAGTCTAAACGGATCGGAGGGATGGGGTTCCGGGATTATGAAGCTTTTAACCAAGCGCTCTTGGCCAAGCAAGCGTGGCGGATCCTACAGGTGCCGAACTCTCTTTGTGCTAGGGTCCTTCGAGCGCGGTACTTTAAAGAGAGCTCAATTCTGAGTGCTACCTGCCCAGCGGGGGGTTCGTATACTTTCAGGAGTATACTCCATGGGCGTGACCTGCTTCGAGAGGGCATCATTTGGCAGATTGGAGATGGCAAATATGTGAATATTCACCATGACCCATGGATTCCGAGACAAGGGAGCCTGCTGCCACTGGGCGCAGTGTTTCAACAGGGGGTAGTGAAGGTAGCAGACCTGTTAGATCACTCGGGCACTGCATGGAATAATAGCAAGATTGAGAACTTGTTCTCACCTGATGATGCTGATGATATAAAACAGATTGCGGTGGGTGGCCCTGGGATTAATGACTATATTGCCTGGAATTACACCAAGGATGGGAAGTTCACAGTTAGATCTGCATATCACCTACGGATGAGCCTCAACTCAGCAAGGCTGGGACGGCCGGGACCCTCCTCGGCCTCCTTTACTCACCGGGGATGGCTGGCCATGTGGGACACAGACGCACCGAGTAAAGCAAAAGTACATATGTGGCGACTGATGAGGAATGGCCTGGCTACGGGGACGGAGTTGCTGCGTCGACGTATTAAGGCTGGAGTCTTCTGTATGGCCTGTGGAAGGGAAGAAGATGGTCTCCATAGGTTTTGGGGGTGTCCACACTCAATGTGCTTCTGGAGGCAGCTTAGCTCGGAGATGGGAATCTCGGTGGCAAACCCACCATGCAGTATTGATTCCCAGAGCAAGCTTGAGAAGTGGTTGCTGGAATGGTTTGCACAGGCAGACGAAAGAGAGAGATCGGTGATGGTGCAGGCAACATATAACCTTTGGTTAGCGAGAAATGATGAGAGGGATGGACGCAAGATTATAGAGCCCCATGAGTTATCAAGCACGACTGCTGTTTTTATCAATGAATGGGCTGAGGTGCATAGGAAGGAGGCGAGGGAGACGGCGCAATCGGTGCAGCAAGCGTGGGCTAGGCGAGGGAGACGGCGCAATCGGTGCAACAAGCGTGGGAGCCTCCAGATGCTGGCTGGACTAAAGCAAATGCTGACGAATCGGTGTGCAAACACAGGCGAAAGGGAGGCATTGGGGTGGTGCTGCGGGATCATGAAGGTGCATTCAGGGCGGCAGCCTGTCAACCcctaggagaggtggccgacccGGAGAAAGCCGAGTTGCTGGCGTGCAAGAAGGCGGCGCAACTGGCGACAAGCATGGGCGTGAGGCACCTGCATTTGGAGAGCGACTCAGCCCGCATGGTGGCGATGATCACAAAAGGAGAGAAGAATTTGTCCGCTCTAGGGCCGATTGTGGAGGAGGTTAAAGCTTTATTAGGTACATTTGTTTCATTTCGTGTCTCGTGGGTGCGCCGTAGCGCAAACACCGTCGCGGATAGGTTAGCTAAGGTGGGAATGGGAGATGAACTATCCCAAGTTTAGCTCTCTTCCCCCCAGACTTTGTTTTGGATGCTGTATCGGATGAGATCCCTAGTTTTGTTTCATAATAAATAAAGCGGCGGCAGTTACCATAAAAAAAATAGCTTTAAGATTCATGTGAACATAGGGTGCACCGGAAGCAAAACTCTTGTAATCAGTTGGAAGATTTCATGGTTTAATTAGCATCATAGCCTTCATCGTTCTGATTAAGTTACCGCTGCTGTTGATGGAGCACTGGATCGCAAGCGCGAGCCGTGTGTGCCacgcacgtactccctccgtccgaaaatgctcgtcatcaaaatgaataaaaacatgtatctaaaactaaaatacatctagatacatcttcttttatccattttgatgacaagcatttccggacggagggagtaatatactaGGTACGGCGCCATTGATTCCGGGCCGGCCTGCCGTAATCCGGCCCGTTGTCCCCTCGCTTTCGATCGCTGTCCGCGGTCCAGGtctgcgcacgcacgcacgcacgcacccgcGCGCCATGACAAATGCGCATACGACCACGCCGCTGGTACGAGTCTGTCCACGTCGGAACTACCATATGTGGGCGCGTGGAGCGGTGGAGCCACCGCCCACCAGTGGAGCCGTCGGTGGCATTATATCTACGTACGTCGTCTTCCAGTCGTGCGCGCACGCCTTGTGCACCGGTTCCTTCCTTCGTGCCAAAGAAAAGAGCGCGATCGTGATTTCACGTGCTTTTGGTCGAATGCTGCAACGTGATGGGCGTGCGCCATACGTGATACTACCATTTGAAGTATACACATTTTTGATTTCATTTGAAAAAAGGAAAACACTTTTTATCTCTAGTCTGATAGGAGACCATCGCCGGACCTGTGCGCCGCCGTCGATTCTATTCAATCTCACCACGTCATCGATCATCGCAGCCACCTTTCCGCCCAGATGTCCTTCTACTCTCTCGCCTCCTACGAAtcttccccgagctcgtcatcaATCGCGCACTGCATGCGCACGCTCTGGATCTGCCGCCGCCTTCTTCCACGGTCCCATCTTCAGGAGCGATCAACACATTCATCTTGCCAGGCCGTACTGCTGTCGACGTCGCCACGAAGCCAGACAACACCACCTCCCTGCACATGTCCATCTTCACACATCTGATGCCAAGAACCCGATGCGCCACGCCGCCGTCGACGTTGTAAATGCCACACCGCTCCACCTTCTGACCCCTCCCGCACCCTACTCCAAGACGATGCCCCTAGGAAGGGGGATGACGTTGCGCACCGTCGTCGTCTGATCCAGAAAATCCAGATCTTGGATTTCCCCTGGAGTAGCCCGAGCGAGGAGACGAGAACTGCAAGACGATGCCTTCATTTGGGTAACAACGCAAAGATGACGCCATCGTCCACCATGACCAAGGTCGGCTTAGTTTTCACCGGCAGTTGCGCCTCCGCAtcctcgccgccggcagccatcGACGGGCCATATTGGGACGGAACCCGGCCCAGACAAACGTGACGCAACAACACCTCCATAGCCAAGACCTCCACGGGCAGGGTTGGGGAAGATGCCATCCCACCCCATCGAGACGCGCCACGAGCACCACCACCCGCCGAGAAGAAGGTCACTGGCCGCGGTTGAAGGAGCACCGAGCCACGCGCCAGGTCGAGCCACCCCCGCCAGATCAATTCGCCATTGTGGTGGGGACCAAACGCGCGAGGGGAGACCGGGGCACCCGCACGAGAATCCGACGTGGCCGCGCCATAGAGCGACGACGGGAAAGGCCCCGCCGCCGCGGTCATCCACCGCCAGCCTTTGCCTAACGGCGatcaggcggcggcgaggagattaAGAGAAATATGAGATGTGGAAACGGATATAGTATAAAAATATGCTCTCAACTACTTCATCCTAGCGCCACTTTACTAGTTACGGTGCCATAGTAGCAATAAAAATATGTCTCGCCAAGTACGTCTTTGGTTAGCTTGGGGCAACCCCAGCAGCTCGCAGTTCAATTGGATGTGACTTGCTTTGATCAGCGGAAGGTTCCTGTACCCGTACGGGCAGAAAGCAAAACTAAAATAGAGACTATCAATTAGCGGGATATACTCCCTCCATCAAAATCATAAGACAGTTGAGAACCCGGTGTATGATCCGGTTGTACTGCCCTGAACTACTCTGTTTTCTGTTTCCTGATTATTATACATCGCAATTGTTAAAAATTCGTACAATTTTCCCAAAGATAAAAATGGCTCTGCTATTTTCTAACAGAATCCAGGTGTCCTAAAGTTGGACATCACTTAGGTTGCAATTGTATTTGTAAAATGTTACTGCTTCCGAACCTGCATGTTATGTATGAAGTGACGACGGGATGATAATATACTATAATTGGTATTAATGTAAATGCGCAGGAAGTCGATCGATTTAACATTTTATAAGAAACTTATAAATTATTGGTATATAAAAAGAACAACACTTAAATCATTAACTTCCAGCCATTTCCATAACACACACCTAAAAACTCTCTTGAGACGGTGGAGATTCGGGAAGATTAGGAACAGCGATGATGGGGCTCCTCACAACATGTCGCGTGGACACCCAGCTCAAGCTTCCCTCCACATGTTTTTGTCCATGAACGCCCTTGCCACTCACTGACACGCTGAATGTCTTCTTCTCCCCGGCCTTCGAGAACACCAGCTTGTTCGGGGTGACGCGTGCTGTAAGTGACTTGGGCATGTCCAGCTTCGCAACGTATGTCGATGATGGCGGCCCGACGTTCGTCACCGTCCGATTCACCATCAAGGCAGTCGGCTTCAGTGGCACAGTTATAGTTGGGTAGTTGAGCTCAACATCTCTGACCTTTGGTAGCTTTGCGCAGGTCAAGCTCTTGTTACGCACGATGGTTGCCAGGCCTCTATCACCGAGGAGCCAGCAGATGTAGCCAGCATAGTCGATGACACCCAGGTCGTACACCAAGCCAGGGTCAGCGGCTCTTGTTGGATTCACATGGCCCACGCCCATCGCGTACGCGTCCGCTTTCCCGTGCTTCTCGTCCAAGACCGAGCCGCCGGTGCTATTAACAACGTACGCCGTCGTCATCATGGCCGACTTGACGGCCGCCGGGGACCAATCGGGATGCAAGCCCTTGATAAGTGCTGCAACACCACTGATGTGTGGCGCTGCCATGGATGTGCCGGATAATATGTTGAAAGGGCCTATTTTGGACTCCGTCCACGGAGAAGCAGCGAGGATGTTGAGCCCCGGCGCCAATATGTCTGGTTTGAGCACGCCGGGGAAATGCTTGCTTGGACCTCGAGAAGAGAACGACGCCACTACAGGGGCCGGACGATAGCCAAGGAATGTATTGTGGTACGAGAAGCTCGCGCGTGCCCATCTGCTTGATGATGATGCCGCGTAAGCTCTGAGGACGGCGCTCATTTGCACCACACCGGAGTTGTCGTCATCAAGAGTAACCGTGTAGCCATCGGATGCCTTGTTGACGAGCACTACACCGGCCGCGCCGGCTTGCAGTATGGAATCGACGAACCAAGGAGCCTCCGAGTCACAGACCACGATCTTCTGGGCGACAACATGGTTAAGCATGTAGTTACAGTCCCGCTGTGCCTCGGAGTAGAGGAGTGGATACATCTTTGACATCGGCTTTGCCACCTGGTTAAGCGCTTCACCGTGAAGGCTCATGCCGTTGCCGAGATTGACGCCAACATCAAAACTTCGATCCACCGAGCCGGCAGCGACTGTGATCAACCATGGTGCATCGTTTTTGATTGAATGTGGCTCGGCTCCGTCATTACCACCACTGCAAACCACAACAATACCCTTTGACATGGCACTGAATAAGCCGATCGCGATGGGGTCCTTATCGAACTTGTCACCGAGGCCAATGGAGATTGAGAGCACGTCCACCCCATCCTTGATTGCCGCGTCGAGGCCAGCTAATATGTCAGACTCATAACAACCCACACTATTGCACACCTTGTACATGGCGATATGGGCACCGGGAGCAACCCCAGATGCGGTGCCCGCTGCCATGCCATGATATGACGcgttgatgatgaagttaccagccgCCGTGGATGAGGTGTGTGTGCCATGCCCGTCTTCATCGTCAGTGTCTTCGTGTTTAACGAATGACTTGGCACCGATGAGCTTGTTGTTGCACCGGGTCGCCTTGCACGAGCCCTTCCACCTTGCCGGGGGCGACGGGATGTCGCGATCATCGAATGAACCGTGTTTTGCATAGATGCCGGTATCGAGCAAGCCAACAATGACCCCCTTACCGTAGCTAGCGTCCCTCCAAAACCCGGTGCTGTTCCTCAACCCAAGGAACTTTGGTGTGCGCGTGGTCATGAGGTACCGTGTCTTCTCCTTGAATGCCCGCACGAACCCCGGTTTCTTGGCAACTGCATCAAGCTCCCCATCAGTGAGCATTGTGGCGAAGCCGCTAAACACCTTGGTGTAAGAGTGCACAAGACGTGCCTTGCCCGAGTCGCCATCACGCGAACTGGGCAAAAAGGACTCATAACAATGATGGTACATGTCTTCATCGGCATTAAAGGGTGGTGGCTCAACGAGCACGATGTAAGTGTGGTAGGCAGAGGTGTTGGTAGCACCCTGTTGTACCCTTACAGAAGCTTGATTAAGATAGCATAGTATGGGTGTAGGAGAGAAGATTGCAATCAAGAGAAGCGACACTAAGAGGTTGGCTAACGATGCCATTGTACAATACCTagtcgaggaagaagatgatggtgatTCTTTTCCGGCACTCGGTGCTCTCAATTTATACACATCCCACCAATGGTATGTCATGATATTTTTCCTAACAAATAAATGAGATATGTGATCTTGCCGTATCTTGTTTTAAGATTAATTGCATGAAGCAATATATGCATTTTGGTGTCTTTGATGCTCATAGTGAGAAGAAATGTCAAGATATTAATGTGGCACATTTGCAAAATATAT is from Triticum aestivum cultivar Chinese Spring chromosome 1B, IWGSC CS RefSeq v2.1, whole genome shotgun sequence and encodes:
- the LOC123082391 gene encoding subtilisin-like protease, which gives rise to MASLANLLVSLLLIAIFSPTPILCYLNQASVRVQQGATNTSAYHTYIVLVEPPPFNADEDMYHHCYESFLPSSRDGDSGKARLVHSYTKVFSGFATMLTDGELDAVAKKPGFVRAFKEKTRYLMTTRTPKFLGLRNSTGFWRDASYGKGVIVGLLDTGIYAKHGSFDDRDIPSPPARWKGSCKATRCNNKLIGAKSFVKHEDTDDEDGHGTHTSSTAAGNFIINASYHGMAAGTASGVAPGAHIAMYKVCNSVGCYESDILAGLDAAIKDGVDVLSISIGLGDKFDKDPIAIGLFSAMSKGIVVVCSGGNDGAEPHSIKNDAPWLITVAAGSVDRSFDVGVNLGNGMSLHGEALNQVAKPMSKMYPLLYSEAQRDCNYMLNHVVAQKIVVCDSEAPWFVDSILQAGAAGVVLVNKASDGYTVTLDDDNSGVVQMSAVLRAYAASSSSRWARASFSYHNTFLGYRPAPVVASFSSRGPSKHFPGVLKPDILAPGLNILAASPWTESKIGPFNILSGTSMAAPHISGVAALIKGLHPDWSPAAVKSAMMTTAYVVNSTGGSVLDEKHGKADAYAMGVGHVNPTRAADPGLVYDLGVIDYAGYICWLLGDRGLATIVRNKSLTCAKLPKVRDVELNYPTITVPLKPTALMVNRTVTNVGPPSSTYVAKLDMPKSLTARVTPNKLVFSKAGEKKTFSVSVSGKGVHGQKHVEGSLSWVSTRHVVRSPIIAVPNLPESPPSQESF